In Nocardioides luti, the DNA window CATGTCGCCGTCGCGGTTGATGTGGCGGATCTTGGCGAGGTCGTCGTTGCTGATCACCGGGAACGGCAGGACGACCTGGCGACAGGACGCCGGCGCCGGCTCGAGGAGGTTGGCCTCGGGGCCGATGCTGCCGTTGAGCGAGGTGACGAGCTCCTCGCGGATGGCGTCCAGCGGCGGGTTCGTGACCTGCGCGAAGAGCTGGGTGAAGTAGTCGAAGAGCAGCCGGGGCTTCTCGGAGAGCGCCGCGATCGGGGTGTCGGTGCCCATGGAGCCGATCGGCTCCGCCCCGGCGTTGGCCATCGGCGTGAGCAGGACGCGCAGCTCCTCCTCGGTGTAGCCGAAGATCTGCTGGCGCCGGGTGACCGAGGCGTGGGTGTGCACGATGTGCTCGCGGTCGGGGATGTCGTCGAGGTGGATCAGGCCGGCGTGCAGCCACTCGTCGTACGGGTGCTCGGCGGCGAGCTCGGACTTCACCTCCTCGTCCTCGATGATGCGGTGCTCGTCGGTGTCGACGAGGAACATCCGGCCGGGCTGGAGGCGGCCCTTGCGCACGATCGTCGCGGGGTCCAGGTCGAGCACGCCGACCTCGGAGGCGAGGACGACGAGGCCGTCGTCGGTCACCCAGTAGCGCGAGGGGCGGAGGCCGTTGCGGTCGAGGACCGCGCCGATCTGCGAGCCGTCGGTGAAGACGACGCAGGCCGGGCCGTCCCACGGCTCCATCATCGTGGCGTGGAACTCGTAGAACGCACGGCGCTTGGCGTCCATCTCGGCGTGGTTCTCCCACGCCTCCGGGATCATCATCAGGACCGCGTGCGGCAGCGTGCGGCCGCCCATGTGCAGCAGCTCGAGGACCTCGTCGAAGGACGCGGAGTCCGAGGCGCCGTCGGTGCAGATCGGGTAGAGCCGCTCCAGGTCGCCGCCGAGCAGGTCGGAGTCGAGCAGCGCCTCGCGCGCCCGCATCCAGTTGCGGTTGCCCATGACGGTGTTGATCTCGCCGTTGTGGGCGATGAACCGGAACGGGTGGGCCAGCGGCCAGCTCGGGAAGGTGTTGGTCGAGAACCGCGAGTGGACGACCGCCATCGCCGACGCGACGCGCTCGTCGGTCAGGTCCGGGAAGAAGTTGTCGAGCTGGTCGGTCGTCAGCATGCCCTTGTAGGCCAGGGTGCGTGAGGACAGCGACGGGAAGTAGACGTCGGTCTCGTGCTCCGCGCGCTTGCGCAGGCAGAACGCCATCCGCTCCAGGGCCATGCCGCTCACGCGCTTGCCGTCGCCGGCCACGAAGAGCTGGCTGAACGCCGGCATCACGCCGAGCGCGGTCCTGCCCAGGATCTCGGGGTTGATCGGGACCTCGCGCCAGCCGAGGACCGCAAGGCCCTCCTCGCGCGCGATCTCCTCGATCCGGGTCCGCGCGGCGGCCACCGTCTCGTCGTCGCCGGGCAGGAACGCCGTGCCGACGGCGTACGCCGACGCCGCGGGCAGGTCGAAGTCGACCACGGCGCGCAGGAACGCGTCGGGCACCTGCAGCAGGATCCCGGCACCGTCGCCGGAGTTCGGCTCGGCGCCCGCGGCTCCGCGGTGGTCGAGGTTGCGCAGGGCAGTGAGAGCCTTGGCCACGATGTCGTGGCTGGCATCGCCGGTCAGGGTCGCGACGAACGCCACGCCACACGCGTCGTGCTCGTGGCGGGGGTCGTACAGCCCTTGGGGCGGCGGGAATGCGTGCGAAGTGGGCACCGGGCATTCTCCCGTCGTCGTCTGTGCCGCCGTGACCCGGAGTCCCGGGGCACGTGCCGGCAGGATCGGCAGTGCAGGATGGCCGCGCGAGGCGGCCGAGCAGGGGACGACTCTGGCCCAAGCGGAGCGCTCAGGCTATCACCGGGGAGCGTCGGTGGGCGGTCCTGCCTGAGGCGCGGACTCGGTCGCCGCGGCGGGCCCGCGCCCGTCGTCGTACACCTGCGTCTCGCGACCGGGGCGCAGCCGGCTGCTGACCACGAAGTAGATCGCGGCGGCGACGAACAGCACGATCGAGGTCCACACGTTGAAGCGCAGGCCGCCGACGTCCTTGAGCTCCACGTCGTCGATCCGGAGCATCTCGATCCAGCCCCGGCCGAGCGTGTAGGCCATGACGTAGAGCGCGGCCACGCGGCCACGGCCGAGCGTGAAGCGGCGGTCCGCCCACACGACCACGACGAAGGCCGCGAGGTTCCAGAGGAACTCGTAGAGGAAGGTGGGCTGGAAGGTGGAGTACTGGAAGTAGCCGACGGGGCGGTTGTCCGGGTCGATCTCGAGTCCCCACGGGAGGTCGGTGGGCTTGCCGAAGAGCTCCTGGTTGAACCAGTTGCCCCAGCGGCCGAGCGCCTGCGCGACCAGGACCGTCGGCGCCATGGCATCGAGGACCGGCAGCAGCCGGATCCCCTTGCGCCGGGCCCCGAGCCAGACGCCGAAGATGCCGAGGGCGATCGCGCCCCAGACCCCGAGGCCGCCGCGCCAGACGTAGAGCGCCTCGATCGGGTGCCGGCCCTCGCCGAAGTAGAGCGCGTGGTCGGTGGCCACGTGGTACAGCCGACCGCCGACGAGGCCGAACGGCACGCCCCAGACCGCGAGGTCGGCGATGTCGCCGGCGGTGCCGCCGCGGGCCACCCAGCGGCGCTCGGCCAGCCAGATCGCGACGATGATGCCGAGGATGATCGCGAGGGCGTAGCCGCGGATCGGCAGCGGGCCGAGGTACCAGACGCCGGAGGACGGGCTGGGGATCGAGAGGGCGGTCATCGGGTCAGCTCTCCTTGCCGAGCAGGGTGTGGATGTCGGCGGCGAACTGGGCGGCCG includes these proteins:
- the lgt gene encoding prolipoprotein diacylglyceryl transferase, which gives rise to MTALSIPSPSSGVWYLGPLPIRGYALAIILGIIVAIWLAERRWVARGGTAGDIADLAVWGVPFGLVGGRLYHVATDHALYFGEGRHPIEALYVWRGGLGVWGAIALGIFGVWLGARRKGIRLLPVLDAMAPTVLVAQALGRWGNWFNQELFGKPTDLPWGLEIDPDNRPVGYFQYSTFQPTFLYEFLWNLAAFVVVVWADRRFTLGRGRVAALYVMAYTLGRGWIEMLRIDDVELKDVGGLRFNVWTSIVLFVAAAIYFVVSSRLRPGRETQVYDDGRGPAAATESAPQAGPPTDAPR